The Halobacterium hubeiense genome contains the following window.
ACGTCCGGCAGCCGACCGGCGAGCAGTCCCCGGACTCCGCGGACGGCGTCGCCGCCATCCAGTGGCTGCACGTCCACCCCGACCACCGGGACCGCGGGCTCGGCGGCCGGCTGCTCGAACGCACGGAGACCGAACTGTTGGAGCGCGGCGCGAACCGCGTGGAGGGCCGCGTGCTCGCGGCGAACCGCGCGGGCAACGAGTTCTACCAGGCGAGCGGCTACGCGCGCACCGGCCAGCGCACGCTCGACATCGCCGGGGAGACGTACACCGAACACCTCTACGTGAACCTCCCCGCGGACGAGGCCGCCGAACTCACGGAGGAACACGAGGTCGACGGCGACACCGTCTTCGTCGCGTACGACGAGCGCGAGCGCGGCTCGGAGGCGCCGTTCTACGCGGCGTACAACACGACCGACCGCGAGGAGCGCTACGGGTTCTACTGCGCGAACTGCGGGTCGCTGGACACCTCGATGGACTCGATGGGGCGCGTGGAGTGCAGCGACTGCGGGAACAAGCGGAAGGCGACGCGGTGGGACTCGGCGTACCTCTAATCAGGCGACCGCCGCGGTCTCCTGGTAGCCGCCGAACTCGTCCTCGAACACCTGCATGATTTCGCCCATCGTCGCGTACGCCTTCACCGCCTCGACGATGTAGGGGACGGTGTTCTCGTCGCCGTCGATGGCCTCGCGGAGCGCGTCCAGCGCGTCCGCGACCGCGTCGTCGTCGCGCTCGGCCTTCACGTCCTCCAGCCGGCCGAGTTGGCGCTCGCGGGTGGCGTCCTCGTCAACGTGGAGGGTGTCGGGGCTGGTGTCCTCCTCGACCTCGTAGGCGTTGACGCCGACGACCGTCTCCTCGCCGTCGTCGACGCGGGACTGGTACTCGTAGGCGGCCTCCTGAATCTCGCGGTGGAAGTACCCTTCTTCGATGCCTGCGAGCACGCCGTCCCGAATCGAGCCGTCGCCTTTCGCCTCGATTTCGTCGATGTACGCCATCGCCTCCTCCTCGACCTCGTCGGTGAGTGCCTCGACGGCGAAGCTCCCGCCGAGCGGGTCCACGATGTCCGCGGCGCCGGACTCCTCGGCGATAATCTGTTGGGTGCGCAGCGCGACCCGGACGGCGTCCTCGCTGGGGAGCGCGAGCGCCTCGTCGTAGGAGTTCGTGTGGACGCTCTGGGAGCCGCCCAGCACCGCCGCCAGCGCCTGCAGCGTGACGCGGGCGACGTTGTTCAGCGGCTGCTGGGCGGTCAGGCTCTGTCCGGCGGTCTGCGTGTGGAACTTCAGCTGCTTGGAGGCCTCCGCCTCGGCGCCGTAGCGTTCCTCCATCACGCGGGCGTAGATGCGGCGGGCGGCGCGGAACTTCGCTATCTCCTCGAAGATGGAGTTGTGGGAGTTGAAGAAGAACGAGAGCTGTGGCGCGAACTCGTCGACGTCCAAGCCGCGCTCTATGGCGTCCTCGACGTACGCGAACCCGTCCGCGAGCGTGAACGCCAGCTCCTGGACGGCGGTCGAGCCGGCTTCGCGGATGTGGTAGCCCGACACCGAGATGGGGTGGAACTTCGGCGTGTTCTCCGCGCAGTACTCCACGACGTCCGTCACGAGGTCGAGGCTCGGCTCCGGGGGGACGACCCACTCCTTCTGCGCGATGAACTCCTTGAGCATGTCGTTCTGGAGGGTGCCCCGGAGCTCCTCGCGGTCGAGGCCCTGCTGGTCGGCGACCGCGA
Protein-coding sequences here:
- a CDS encoding GNAT family N-acetyltransferase; amino-acid sequence: MKVREATHDDADGIRRVADASLEATYAGQLGEDIVAAAADEWYGADRLADRLDADDVVYLVVVDSDEVVAFSESELDVRQPTGEQSPDSADGVAAIQWLHVHPDHRDRGLGGRLLERTETELLERGANRVEGRVLAANRAGNEFYQASGYARTGQRTLDIAGETYTEHLYVNLPADEAAELTEEHEVDGDTVFVAYDERERGSEAPFYAAYNTTDREERYGFYCANCGSLDTSMDSMGRVECSDCGNKRKATRWDSAYL
- a CDS encoding acyl-CoA mutase large subunit family protein — translated: MFDDEELAAIRDAREDWEDDTLDPVLDAYGERKERFATVSNVEVERLYTPEDVTDLDYTEDLGFPGEFPYTRGVYPTGYRGRTWTMRQFAGFGTAEETNERFHYLIDEGQTGLSTAFDMPSLMGLDSDDPMSLGEVGKEGVAVDTLRDMEILFDGIDLSEVSTSFTINPSAPVIYAMYLAVADQQGLDREELRGTLQNDMLKEFIAQKEWVVPPEPSLDLVTDVVEYCAENTPKFHPISVSGYHIREAGSTAVQELAFTLADGFAYVEDAIERGLDVDEFAPQLSFFFNSHNSIFEEIAKFRAARRIYARVMEERYGAEAEASKQLKFHTQTAGQSLTAQQPLNNVARVTLQALAAVLGGSQSVHTNSYDEALALPSEDAVRVALRTQQIIAEESGAADIVDPLGGSFAVEALTDEVEEEAMAYIDEIEAKGDGSIRDGVLAGIEEGYFHREIQEAAYEYQSRVDDGEETVVGVNAYEVEEDTSPDTLHVDEDATRERQLGRLEDVKAERDDDAVADALDALREAIDGDENTVPYIVEAVKAYATMGEIMQVFEDEFGGYQETAAVA